A stretch of the Microtus ochrogaster isolate Prairie Vole_2 linkage group LG2, MicOch1.0, whole genome shotgun sequence genome encodes the following:
- the Mmp11 gene encoding stromelysin-3 isoform X2, with protein sequence MARAACLLRAVSRALLLQLPLLLLLLLLLLPPPLMARPRPPDSHRHRPGKRGPQLPQAALPNSLTSAPSSHWAPSPAGGSRLPRCGVPDPPDVLNARNRQKRFVLSGGRWEKTDLTYRYWHGDNLPFDGPGGILAHAFFPKTHREGDVHFDYDETWTIGDNQGTDLLQVAAHEFGHVLGLQHTTAAKALMSPFYTFRYPLSLSPDDRRGIQHLYGRRQPAPTSHTPALGSQAGIDTNEIALLEPETPPDVCETSFDAVSTIRGELFFFKAGFVWRLRSGQLQPGYPALASRHWQGLPSPVDAAFEDAQGHIWFFQGAQYWVYDGEKPFLGPAPLSELGLQGSLVHAALVWGPEKNKIYFFRGGDYWRFHPRTQRVDNPVPRRATDWRGVPSEIDAAFQDAEGYAYFLRGHLYWKFDPVKVKVLEGFPRPIGPDFFDCAEPANTFR encoded by the exons ATGGCACGGGCCGCCTGTCTCCTCCGCGCGGTCTCGCGCgccctcctgctccagctgcctctgctgctgctgttgttgctgctgctcctgccGCCGCCGCTGATGGCCCGACCCAGGCCACCG GATAGCCACCGTCACCGCCCCGGGAAGAGAGGGCCGCAGCTCCCACAGGCAGCTCTGCCTAATAGCTTGACTTCTGCCCCATCCTCCCATTGGGCCCCTAGTCCTGCTGGTGGCTCCAGACTTCCACGATGTGGTGTGCCTGACCCACCTGATGTGCTGAATGCCCGAAACCGACAGAAGCGCTTCGTGTTGTCAGGAGGGCGCTGGGAGAAGACAGACCTCACCTATAG gtACTGGCATGGGGACAACTTGCCATTTGATGGGCCTGGAGGCATCCTGGCCCATGCTTTCTTCCCCAAGACCCACCGAGAAGGAGATGTTCACTTTGACTATGATGAAACTTGGACTATTGGGGACAACCAGG GAACAGACCTGCTACAAGTGGCAGCTCATGAATTTGGCCATGTTCTGGGGCTGCAACACACCACAGCAGCTAAGGCCCTCATGTCCCCTTTCTACACCTTCCGATACCCACTGAGCCTCAGCCCAGATGACCGGAGGGGCATCCAGCACCTCTATGGCCGGCGCCAGCCGGCCCCCACCTCCCACACCCCAGCCTTGGGCTCCCAGGCTGGGATAGATACCAACGAGATTGCACTGCTGGAG CCGGAAACCCCACCGGATGTCTGTGAGACTTCCTTTGATGCAGTTTCCACCATCCGAGGCGAGCTCTTCTTCTTCAAAGCCGGCTTTGTGTGGAGGCTGCGCAGTGGGCAGCTGCAGCCTGGGTATCCTGCTTTGGCCTCTCGGCACTGGCAAGGATTGCCCAGCCCTGTGGATGCAGCTTTTGAGGATGCTCAGGGTCATATTTGGTTCTTCCAAG GTGCTCAGTACTGGGTATACGATGGTGAGAAACCATTCCTAGGCCCTGCACCACTCTCCGAGCTGGGCCTGCAGGGGTCTCTGGTCCATGCTGCCCTGGTCTGGGGTCCCGAGAAAAACAAGATCTACTTCTTCCGAGGTGGAGACTACTGGCGTTTCCACCCCAGAACCCAACGTGTAGACAATCCTGTGCCCCGACGTGCCACTGACTGGCGAGGGGTACCTTCCGAGATCGACGCTGCCTTCCAGGATGCTGAGG GGTATGCCTACTTCCTGCGTGGCCATCTCTACTGGAAGTTTGACCCTGTGAAGGTGAAGGTTCTGGAGGGCTTTCCTCGCCCTATAGGTCCTGACTTCTTTGACTGTGCAGAGCCTGCCAATACCTTCCGCTGA
- the Mmp11 gene encoding stromelysin-3 isoform X1 encodes MARAACLLRAVSRALLLQLPLLLLLLLLLLPPPLMARPRPPDSHRHRPGKRGPQLPQAALPNSLTSAPSSHWAPSPAGGSRLPRCGVPDPPDVLNARNRQKRFVLSGGRWEKTDLTYRILRFPWQLVREQVRQTVAEALQVWSEVTPLTFTEVHEGHADIMIDFTRYWHGDNLPFDGPGGILAHAFFPKTHREGDVHFDYDETWTIGDNQGTDLLQVAAHEFGHVLGLQHTTAAKALMSPFYTFRYPLSLSPDDRRGIQHLYGRRQPAPTSHTPALGSQAGIDTNEIALLEPETPPDVCETSFDAVSTIRGELFFFKAGFVWRLRSGQLQPGYPALASRHWQGLPSPVDAAFEDAQGHIWFFQGAQYWVYDGEKPFLGPAPLSELGLQGSLVHAALVWGPEKNKIYFFRGGDYWRFHPRTQRVDNPVPRRATDWRGVPSEIDAAFQDAEGYAYFLRGHLYWKFDPVKVKVLEGFPRPIGPDFFDCAEPANTFR; translated from the exons ATGGCACGGGCCGCCTGTCTCCTCCGCGCGGTCTCGCGCgccctcctgctccagctgcctctgctgctgctgttgttgctgctgctcctgccGCCGCCGCTGATGGCCCGACCCAGGCCACCG GATAGCCACCGTCACCGCCCCGGGAAGAGAGGGCCGCAGCTCCCACAGGCAGCTCTGCCTAATAGCTTGACTTCTGCCCCATCCTCCCATTGGGCCCCTAGTCCTGCTGGTGGCTCCAGACTTCCACGATGTGGTGTGCCTGACCCACCTGATGTGCTGAATGCCCGAAACCGACAGAAGCGCTTCGTGTTGTCAGGAGGGCGCTGGGAGAAGACAGACCTCACCTATAG gATCCTCCGGTTCCCATGGCAGCTTGTAAGGGAGCAGGTACGGCAGACGGTGGCAGAGGCCCTCCAGGTATGGAGTGAGGTGACACCACTCACTTTCACCGAGGTGCATGAGGGACACGCTGACATCATGATTGACTTCACCAG gtACTGGCATGGGGACAACTTGCCATTTGATGGGCCTGGAGGCATCCTGGCCCATGCTTTCTTCCCCAAGACCCACCGAGAAGGAGATGTTCACTTTGACTATGATGAAACTTGGACTATTGGGGACAACCAGG GAACAGACCTGCTACAAGTGGCAGCTCATGAATTTGGCCATGTTCTGGGGCTGCAACACACCACAGCAGCTAAGGCCCTCATGTCCCCTTTCTACACCTTCCGATACCCACTGAGCCTCAGCCCAGATGACCGGAGGGGCATCCAGCACCTCTATGGCCGGCGCCAGCCGGCCCCCACCTCCCACACCCCAGCCTTGGGCTCCCAGGCTGGGATAGATACCAACGAGATTGCACTGCTGGAG CCGGAAACCCCACCGGATGTCTGTGAGACTTCCTTTGATGCAGTTTCCACCATCCGAGGCGAGCTCTTCTTCTTCAAAGCCGGCTTTGTGTGGAGGCTGCGCAGTGGGCAGCTGCAGCCTGGGTATCCTGCTTTGGCCTCTCGGCACTGGCAAGGATTGCCCAGCCCTGTGGATGCAGCTTTTGAGGATGCTCAGGGTCATATTTGGTTCTTCCAAG GTGCTCAGTACTGGGTATACGATGGTGAGAAACCATTCCTAGGCCCTGCACCACTCTCCGAGCTGGGCCTGCAGGGGTCTCTGGTCCATGCTGCCCTGGTCTGGGGTCCCGAGAAAAACAAGATCTACTTCTTCCGAGGTGGAGACTACTGGCGTTTCCACCCCAGAACCCAACGTGTAGACAATCCTGTGCCCCGACGTGCCACTGACTGGCGAGGGGTACCTTCCGAGATCGACGCTGCCTTCCAGGATGCTGAGG GGTATGCCTACTTCCTGCGTGGCCATCTCTACTGGAAGTTTGACCCTGTGAAGGTGAAGGTTCTGGAGGGCTTTCCTCGCCCTATAGGTCCTGACTTCTTTGACTGTGCAGAGCCTGCCAATACCTTCCGCTGA